CTTTCGCGATCGCATAGCGCCTGGCAATGAGCGCGCGGTTCAGCTCTTCAATATCGAGAAAATGCAGGCGGTAGTGAGGGTTATCTTTGAAACCAAAAAAAGCAAAGGTGTCGTTGGGGCAGGGTGAGATCGCGATGTCGAGCGGCTCTGCCATCAACGCAGGCGCGCGAGTTTGCTCGATATCAGGTACTCTTGAATCGTCGCTGTGTTTTCGCCGAGAATTCTGAACAAGACCTTTTTGACGGTAAAAATTTCACCGGCGATTCCCGTCGCGCGCACAACCTTGTAGCGCAGTTCATTGGCGCGGGTCTGGTCGAATTCACGCGGCGCATTTTGTTTCTCGACAGCGGTCAGAGTTTCATACGCAGCTTTTGCTTCGCTGTCAGAATTGAACTCCCACACATCGAGCGTGAGCAGCGTGCCGTAACGGCCCGTGAGCGCGGTTTCTGCGGCGAGGTCGAGTTCGGTATTTTTTTCAACGAATTTCTGCTCATTGCGAAATTCTGCGATAAAGACATCGTCGAGCGATTTGAAGTTGGCGTCGATTTCAGTGAAGATCGACGAACGTTTGCACGACACCGTTGCGGCAGCAAGCAGGGCGATTAGCACGAAGCGACGGTTCAGCATGGTCTTCTCACGCGCGCAACTTTTGTACGCGCTCTTTCATGTCACCTTTAAAAAGATAACTGCCCGAAACGAGAATATCAACGCCGCCTTCTGTCAGACGCCTGCAGTTCACATCGGAGACGCCACCGTCGACTTCAATTTCGAGCCTGCGACCCGCTGCGTGTTCGCGTTCTTTGAGCGCCTTGAGTTCTGCGAGCCTCTCCCATGACGATTCAATGAATTTCTGGCCATAGAAACCCGGTTCAATCGACATAAAAAGCACGAGATCAAACGCATGGATTATGTCCTTGAGCGCGCTGACGGGCGTGCAGGGGTTTAAGGCGATGCCCGCGCGAATACCCTGCGCGCGAATCTGCTCGGCGAGGCGAATCGGAGCCGTCGTCGCTTCGTAATGGAACGTAATAATTTTGGGTTTCAGGGCATAATACTTAGGGGCCTCGACTTCGGGCCGAGCGACCATCAGGTGCACGTCGAGTGCCACAGACGATTCGGCCTGTATGGCCGCGGTGATCTGGTCGCCGAAGGTGAGCGCGGGCACAAAATGCCCGTCCATGACGTCGATGTGAATGTACTCGCAGCCTGCTGCTTCGATTTGTTTTGCCGCCGCTGCGAGGTGTGCGAGGGGTGCAGCCAGAATGCTGGGTGATATCTGTGTTGCCATGCGATTTCTCAGAGCGTGTCAGCTTTCAGCCGCACTGTCTTGTCTGGCTTCTGCACTTCGGCAACAGGCGCGGCCTGCTGCGTTTCGCCCACGATCGTGGTCTGCGCGGGTTCGTTTGTTTTGGCAGCTACGGGGGCGGCGGTCACTGGCGTATAATAGTCCCGGTAAACGTCGAATGCATCGTCGCGGCGGCGAAAGACCGGCAAGGGGGAGCTATTGCGAACCAGGTAATATTCGCTGTAGAGCGAACCATCTTCGTTGGCTACCGGTTCACGGCGTGCAATGGTCAGCACTGCATCGGCCTCACCCCATTTTTTCGCTGCGACAACGAGCTGGGTAAACGGCAGGTCTTCGAGGTCGATCGCTGACTTGCCGCTTGCCAGTGACTCTTCAAGAGTGCCGACCTCGAGTTGAATTTCTTTTTCGCCGACGACTGCATCGCTGAGCAGCGCCGCGTTTTCATCGGCCTTATCGGTTTTTTTGAGTGAAATCACGGCGGGCTTTTTCAGGTGGTAGGCCGCATTCAGAGCTATCGAGACGGCGAGGCCTTTCTCGAGTTTCGGCGCGGCGCTTGCCTGCGGTGCGCCGGCCGGGGCCGGGCCGTCAGAGATGAGTAGCGATACCGGGGTGTTCGGAATCACCGGGGTACCCGCGGGGGGAAACTGCGCCAGTACCTCACGTTTTGGCTGCGCCGAGAATACCCGCGTGATGACACCCTTGCGCAGTGAAAAGATGCGGCCACCGACCGGCAGGCTCGCAATCGAGCCATCGACGAGGTCTTCTGAGAAGCCCACGAGTTTGGGCACCTGCACGATCGCATCGGAAAAATTTACCAGAAGTTCGAGTTTGGTGTTCTTATCGACGCTTTTTCCCGGAGTCAGGTTCTGTGCGAGAATGTAACCATAAGGGTACTGTACGAGATACGCGGGTTTCAGATCGACTTTGAAATCTTCGCGCAGCTTGTTGTGCTCACCCAGAAACAGCCGGCCCACCACATCGGGTACGACCGTGCGCTCGGTATCGGCAAACAGCACTTTGAAAATGGTGAACCCCGAAACGAAGAAGATCGAAAGCCCGACAAAATAAAAGATGAGTATTCGTGCCACGTGCTTGAAATAGAGCATTTTGGGTACGGGGGCAGAGTCTTCGCTGGTCGCCATTTGGGGTTAGAAACCGGGTCGAAAACGCCGTGTAAAGTGATTCGGGATTGACGGTGCGACTTTGCCTTAGCCGCGTTGGCCGCATGGGTGCACCTGAATTGATTTTCTACGATGAACTGCCTGAAAAACAGCTTCAAGGGCTCATGCACGGCAATATACTTTTTCTCTTTATAAATCCGACTGAGTACCATGGACCGCACCTGCCGCTCGCCAACGACTACATTATCAGCCGGGGCCTCGCCGCACGGCTCGCACCGCGCCTCATAAAGGCAGGGCTGACTGAAAAGTTTATCGCAGCGCCACTCATTAATCTGGGGCTTGACCCGACGCCCGGTGCCGGCACGATTGCGACTTCGGCGGCGCGCTTTGACACCTATCTTGCACAATTTGCGCGCAAGCTGCCGCTCATCGGGGTTAGCCGGGTAATCGTCATGACTTTTCACGGCGCCCCCAGGCATAACCATGCGATTCAGCGTTTCATCGATCGTTTGGCATCAGCCGGTATTTCGGCGCTCAATCCGCTGAATTTATTGCTCTCGCGCATGCTGACCTATAAACCGGGTGATTTTGCCGCGGCGCTTGCGCCCGTCAAAGACGCAAAGGCGCGCGAGCAGCTGTCGGCGCATCTGGGTCACGATTACCATGCGGGTTTTTTTGAGACTTCGCTGACACTGGCGCTCGCACCGCAGACAGTTGACCCGTCATATACTGAACTGCCCGATTGCCCTGAAATCGAAATACCCGCGTGGCAGCGCGCGGCGATTCACGGCATAAAATCATTAGGGCAGGCGAGTGCCGCGCGCGAACTTGCCTTTGCCGCAGAGGCGATGGCCTGGCTGAATCTCGAGCCGTTTCCCGGGTATACGGGTATGCCGCGCTACGCAAACCGCAAAAGCGGAGATATATTCGTGAACGAAATTCTGGATATTTATGAAGAGGCAGTGCGCGCGGTGTTCGTCGACGGCAAGGCCGCGCCGCAGCCCGAACTCAGCGTGACAGACTTTTTATCCGGGCTTGCAGGCCTTTAGGCAAAGTGTTTGGCTTTGTACGCGCGCACTTCTTCGAGCTGCGCGGCAAGCTTCACAAAATCCGCTTCGGCACCATCAAGGTTTTTGGCTTTGGTGCGCACGTTGAGCTGTGTTAAAAGTTCGCCCATTTCATTGAGTCCGAGGCTCAGCGCGCTGCCTTTGAGCGTGTGCACACAATAATCGACCTTGGTCGCATCGCCTGCCGCAACCGCCGCCTGGCCATCGGCAATCAGGCGGGCTGAGTTTTCGAGAAATTTGTCGAGCAGCTTTGTGATGAGCGCGGCGCCGCCGAGCGCTTGTAGTTCGGCGAGTTTGTCGGATGAAATTTCGGCGGCCATCGAAACTAGTGTGGTAAATGCCCACTTCGCGTCAAAGCATTCCGCGTGGCGTTTGCATATCGGTTTACAGCGCGTCTGAACGGGCGTCGTTGCCCTGTTGTGCGGGCCGTAATTTCAGCATATGCACGTTTTGCCTGCAGTCTCGCAGGGCAGCTGCACGCCGTGCGTTCGGTGGGCGGTGCTATTCGCCTGTTGCCGCTTATCCTCGCGGTTTTCGTGGTCACGATTGCCAGTCTTTCGGTGCTCAGCCAGGCCTGGCGGGCATTCAGACTCGAGGCCTACCGGCCCGCGGTACCGAGCGAGCTCTATGACCGCAAAGGCCGGCTGATCACCACATTCTTTCAAGACCAGCGCATTCTCGTGCCTGAAAAAGACATACCCGCCCATCTGCGGCAGGCTTTCATCGCGATGGAAGACAACCATTTCTACGATCACATGGGTATCTCGCCGCAGGGAATCTTTCGTGCCTTTCTGATCAACCTGCAGGCGGGCCAGGTGAAACAGGGTGGCTCGACGATTACGCAGCAGCTCGCCAAAGTGGTTCTGACCGACCAGAAGCGCACGTTCACGCGCAAGATTAAAGAAGCCGCGCTCGCTCTCATCATCGACGCGATTTACGAGAAAGACAAGATTCTGCACCTCTACTCGAACCAGATCTATTTTGGCCACGGTAACTATGGCGTAGAAGCCGCGTCTCAATTTTATTTCGAGAGCCCGGTGAGCCAGATCAGCGTCGCGCAGGCGGCGATTCTGGCGACGCTGCCGAGTTCACCAAACCGCTATTCGCCGCTGAGAAACCCACACCTGTCGCGCGCCCGGCTGCAGCATGCGCTCATGAAAATGATCGACCTGGGTTTTTTGAAGATCGCCGATGCGGTCAAGGCCGAGGCCGAGGCAGTGCAGTATTACGGAGCACTCAATATTTCGCCGACCGAGACTGCGTTCGGCCGCCGTGTCGATCATGCTCCTTATTTTTCAGAATATGTGCGCCCGCTGCTGGAAAAAGAGTTCGGCAAGCAGGCGCTCTACAACGAGGGGCTGAAGATCCATTCGGGCCTCGACCTCGACCACCAAAAGGCGGCGCAAGAGGCACTGTGGCGCGGGCTCAGGCAGCAGAATGCGATTTCGCGCAATTATTTCTTCTCAAAGCAGCTTGAACTCTCGCGTGAATACGCGCCGCTATTGTCACTTGCACAGGTAGCACTGAACCTGCCAGAGCTGAACCCCGCAAAACGGTTCGACCAGTACGAACTGCACATGAGCTTTTTTGAAGACTTTCTGGACCCCCTCGAACTCGTGAATCTTGGTTTTGGCGGCGACGAAAAGCTCGACGCGATGCTGCTTGCCCTTAGGGCTGATAATCCTTTTGCTAACCGCTACCTCGCGGTGCAGGGCGCGCTCGCCGAAATCGACAATGCGACGGGTGAGGTGACGGCGGTGGTCGGTGGTTTGCCGTTCAGCACGCAGAACCAGATAAACCGCGCGCTGCAGATGGAGCGCCAGCCGGGCTCGGCTTTTAAACCGTTGCTGTACGCGGCGGCGCTCGAAACACGCAAGATTACGGCAGCGACGCAGTTTCCCGATTCGCCGATTGTCTCGATCGACGAACAGGGCGACCTGTGGATGCCCGAGAATTATTCTTCAGGCTTTCGCGGATTTATCACCTTACGCGATGCTTTGCGCTTTTCGGTGAATACGGTGAGTATTGTCGTGGCCCGCGAAGTGGGGCTGGGCAACGTGATACCCACCATTGCGCGCGAGCTCTATGTGACACCGCAGCAGATACCGTACAACCTTTCGATTGCGCTCGGCAGCCATGAGGTTTCGCCTCTTGGCATGGCGCGCGGGTT
The sequence above is a segment of the Turneriella parva DSM 21527 genome. Coding sequences within it:
- the rpe gene encoding ribulose-phosphate 3-epimerase — protein: MATQISPSILAAPLAHLAAAAKQIEAAGCEYIHIDVMDGHFVPALTFGDQITAAIQAESSVALDVHLMVARPEVEAPKYYALKPKIITFHYEATTAPIRLAEQIRAQGIRAGIALNPCTPVSALKDIIHAFDLVLFMSIEPGFYGQKFIESSWERLAELKALKEREHAAGRRLEIEVDGGVSDVNCRRLTEGGVDILVSGSYLFKGDMKERVQKLRA
- a CDS encoding PASTA domain-containing protein, which codes for MATSEDSAPVPKMLYFKHVARILIFYFVGLSIFFVSGFTIFKVLFADTERTVVPDVVGRLFLGEHNKLREDFKVDLKPAYLVQYPYGYILAQNLTPGKSVDKNTKLELLVNFSDAIVQVPKLVGFSEDLVDGSIASLPVGGRIFSLRKGVITRVFSAQPKREVLAQFPPAGTPVIPNTPVSLLISDGPAPAGAPQASAAPKLEKGLAVSIALNAAYHLKKPAVISLKKTDKADENAALLSDAVVGEKEIQLEVGTLEESLASGKSAIDLEDLPFTQLVVAAKKWGEADAVLTIARREPVANEDGSLYSEYYLVRNSSPLPVFRRRDDAFDVYRDYYTPVTAAPVAAKTNEPAQTTIVGETQQAAPVAEVQKPDKTVRLKADTL
- a CDS encoding creatininase family protein, whose translation is MGAPELIFYDELPEKQLQGLMHGNILFLFINPTEYHGPHLPLANDYIISRGLAARLAPRLIKAGLTEKFIAAPLINLGLDPTPGAGTIATSAARFDTYLAQFARKLPLIGVSRVIVMTFHGAPRHNHAIQRFIDRLASAGISALNPLNLLLSRMLTYKPGDFAAALAPVKDAKAREQLSAHLGHDYHAGFFETSLTLALAPQTVDPSYTELPDCPEIEIPAWQRAAIHGIKSLGQASAARELAFAAEAMAWLNLEPFPGYTGMPRYANRKSGDIFVNEILDIYEEAVRAVFVDGKAAPQPELSVTDFLSGLAGL
- a CDS encoding Hpt domain-containing protein, whose translation is MAAEISSDKLAELQALGGAALITKLLDKFLENSARLIADGQAAVAAGDATKVDYCVHTLKGSALSLGLNEMGELLTQLNVRTKAKNLDGAEADFVKLAAQLEEVRAYKAKHFA
- a CDS encoding penicillin-binding protein 1A, with amino-acid sequence MRAVISAYARFACSLAGQLHAVRSVGGAIRLLPLILAVFVVTIASLSVLSQAWRAFRLEAYRPAVPSELYDRKGRLITTFFQDQRILVPEKDIPAHLRQAFIAMEDNHFYDHMGISPQGIFRAFLINLQAGQVKQGGSTITQQLAKVVLTDQKRTFTRKIKEAALALIIDAIYEKDKILHLYSNQIYFGHGNYGVEAASQFYFESPVSQISVAQAAILATLPSSPNRYSPLRNPHLSRARLQHALMKMIDLGFLKIADAVKAEAEAVQYYGALNISPTETAFGRRVDHAPYFSEYVRPLLEKEFGKQALYNEGLKIHSGLDLDHQKAAQEALWRGLRQQNAISRNYFFSKQLELSREYAPLLSLAQVALNLPELNPAKRFDQYELHMSFFEDFLDPLELVNLGFGGDEKLDAMLLALRADNPFANRYLAVQGALAEIDNATGEVTAVVGGLPFSTQNQINRALQMERQPGSAFKPLLYAAALETRKITAATQFPDSPIVSIDEQGDLWMPENYSSGFRGFITLRDALRFSVNTVSIVVAREVGLGNVIPTIARELYVTPQQIPYNLSIALGSHEVSPLGMARGFSHFARGGESIEPVLLKQVFDRNNKLVKDFTPQQKKLQVISAGAATITRSLLETAVNTGTGNSVRKVGYKGYAAGKTGTTNGYRDAWFVGFNKRYTAAVWVGYDRPSLSLGPGQAGAGVAAPIWANYQNRIAQAIADDEPYLRSTELTEVTYCASNGLPARESCSETYRELFLEGTGPETGNKIDLGESVETDISMPVTIEKKSKTKAPDFFEGDDE